The stretch of DNA AAGAAAACGATTCCCGCATCCTTGAATACGTCAAGGCGCATACCAAGTTCTTTCTGCTGCTGACCATGGTGGCGGGCGGCATGACAGGGGTGGGCATATGGTTCACCATCGGCCTGCTTTCGCCTGCGGCAACATCCACACTGGTGCATGCCTTCGGCTTCGGCTGGGCAATCGAGTGGGTGTTCTTTCTGTGCGAGATAGTGGCCCTGCTGCTGTACCACTACCGGTTCAACCACATGTCCCGTCGTGACCATATGGTCATCGGCTGGTTCTATTTCGGTTTTGCCTTCATGTCGCTGTATGTCATCAACGGCATCATAACCACCATGCTCACTCCGGGCGAATGGCTGCAGACGCAGCGGTTCTGGGACGGATTCTACAATCCCACATTCTGGCCTTCGCTTGCGCTGCGCACTTCCATTTGCCTCATGGGTGCCGGACTGTTTGCACTGGTAACGGCCATACGCATCAAGGAAGAGCATACCCGAGAACGCATGGTCCGCTATGCCGTGCGCTGGGTCGGCTATCCGTTCCTGCTCATGCTGCCTGCAGGTGTGTGGTACCTGATGGCCCTGCCCGAGCCGCAGTTCACCATGGTGCTGCAGAAATCGGCGCAGACCCCGCAACTGGTGCGGGTGTTCTATCCTCTCACCGCTGCCATCATCCTCGGCGGTCTGACTGTTGCCTATATACACACCAAAGCATGCCGGACTGTCCTTGTCGGGGTGCTCGTGCTTGCAGGGCTGGCTCATATAGGCACCTTTGAATGGATACGCGAGGCCGGACGACGTCCCTACCTGATCCACGGGCATACGTGGTCCAACTCCGTCAAGGTTACCGAGACTGAGCTCATCCGCAAGGAAGGCGCGCTGCAGCACGCCAAGTGGGTAAAGGTGCGCGAGGTGACCCCGCAGAATCTGGTTGAGGCCGGTGAGGAACTCTATCGCCTGCAGTGTCTGGCCTGCCATAGTATTGGCGGCCCCATGCTCTCTGCCGAGACGCGGACGGCCGCGCTGACCCGTACGGGCCTTGAGGCCCAGCTTTCCGGTCAGGGACGCCTGCGCAATTTCATGCCGCCTTTCCTTGGTACAGAAGTGGAGCGCGTGGCGCTTGCCACCTTCATTGCCGACATCATTCAGAAGCGTGAACCTGCAGGGGCCTCTGTTTCGCCGCAGGCACTGGCAACCATCATCCCTGCATTCAACAGGCATGAAGCGGAATATGTGCTGGTGGCGTGGGCAACCATGGGCATGACAACCATTTCGGATAATAACGACCGTTTCACCATGCAACCGCCCGGGGTGACCGTGCGGGCGCAGCTGCTGCGGCGTGATGATACGCCGGAGATTCTGACCGACGGCGTTGTGCTTTCCTACCGTATGGAAAAGGGCT from Desulfovibrio subterraneus encodes:
- a CDS encoding cytochrome ubiquinol oxidase subunit I, yielding MEYPVWWIPEFSGGFIIACVAVFHVFIAHFAVGGGLFLVLTERKAVKENDSRILEYVKAHTKFFLLLTMVAGGMTGVGIWFTIGLLSPAATSTLVHAFGFGWAIEWVFFLCEIVALLLYHYRFNHMSRRDHMVIGWFYFGFAFMSLYVINGIITTMLTPGEWLQTQRFWDGFYNPTFWPSLALRTSICLMGAGLFALVTAIRIKEEHTRERMVRYAVRWVGYPFLLMLPAGVWYLMALPEPQFTMVLQKSAQTPQLVRVFYPLTAAIILGGLTVAYIHTKACRTVLVGVLVLAGLAHIGTFEWIREAGRRPYLIHGHTWSNSVKVTETELIRKEGALQHAKWVKVREVTPQNLVEAGEELYRLQCLACHSIGGPMLSAETRTAALTRTGLEAQLSGQGRLRNFMPPFLGTEVERVALATFIADIIQKREPAGASVSPQALATIIPAFNRHEAEYVLVAWATMGMTTISDNNDRFTMQPPGVTVRAQLLRRDDTPEILTDGVVLSYRMEKGFETPARHVTFWDHAAALFGKDVPPNVGMAPGGEPGSGPEGTFVPDEAHRAFVVHGLPALPYGNDGSVNPYPLLIVEARDTSGELLAETQVAVPVSTEWGCRNCHDGGWRVANRTGMSDVTADNILAAHDKINRTDLVARAARGNPVLCQSCHGSAKLGTEGQEGLIGFSAAVHGWHANYLGEEDDRSCKSCHPAARSSFTQGMRGVHGSKGLTCVNCHGTLEDHALGLLKKEKELGKRGVDKLMTHLVPRVVDSYEEVQARSPWVSEPDCTVCHDFFTTPAADASAAHKWTSGDPAELYSERQDDMGAIMCQACHGSTHALYPAENAFGKLRSNIIPLQYQQLAGPLGRGNNCICHTRELTVYESAHHPIVPK